Genomic segment of Molothrus aeneus isolate 106 chromosome 3, BPBGC_Maene_1.0, whole genome shotgun sequence:
TGTACCTGTTCTCAGGAATAACACCTCCCCTTTTCCTGAGGCACTGACTTAGCCTGAGAAGAAGCTCCATCTTGTCAAAATCAGTCCTGGTCTCTGACCACAGATGGGCTGCCTCTTTTGTTTAGCTAGTttttcaaaaaaccccaaccaaccaaccaaccaaccacccAAAAATAGGTTTCTTTTCCTGCAAATGGGGCTTGAGAGGCACAGTCTGTATCCAGCAAGCAGTTAAGCATGAAATGTAGTGAGGTTTATTTGCAGCAGCAGACGAGTCTGCCAGCTCTCAGTTCCAGGCCTGTTGCAGAGGGAAGGctgtcagcagtgctgtgcactCTGATTTGGAGAAGCTGCTTTTTTGGGGACAGCTCTCTGTTGCCTGGAGCTCTCCACAGCAGAACTACGCTGGCAATTCTGTACCATGAAATCTGGATTGGGAAACCTCAGTGAGCACAAACTCAGGCCTTGCACATCCAACTTTACCCAGTGGGATTTGGTTTAAATGTTCCCACAATGGGTTTTTAGCATACTCTGCTGATAACTTTTTGATTTGGACACTTGTGGTTACTCACACTGGCCCAGGAAGGAAGATGAAAGGGTTGCTTCATCTTCTTGCAGATTGTTCCTGTATTTCCTGGGGACTGGGCCACAGCAAGCCTGGAGGGGCAAGTGGTGCTGCTTTGTGTCCCAGCCAGGGGTACAGGGCCACCAACAGCACCTGTTGCAATGGGGTGCCTGGGGGTTTCAGACTTCTGAGGCCTTTTCTGAAACCTTTTCTGAACAGAGGACCAAAAAGTCTGAAACAGAAAGATTTCTGTGTTTGGCAGTTTTTCCAGGTGCCATTCGACAAGTGCCAGTGTGGAAAAACTCACAAGGAAAAGCtttgtggttggtttttgttgttggtttgtggttttatttttttaatatggaggAGCTCACATATCTACTGTACTCCATGAAAGCCTCagtaggcaaaaaaaaaagtaacataaAGGCTGAGGAGATAGTCTTGTGTAAGACTAACAGTGATGGTTAAAAATGGTAATGCCACAAAACATTTGCCAGGTGTTTAACACTGGTTTTAATAAACCTGTGGAGAATTGTGTTGGAGAAGGCCTCAGGTTTCCCTGCTGCCAAGTCCCAGTCCATGCACAGAATTCAGAGCCCAAGGTGTCATCCAGGTGAAGGAAGGATGATCCCCAGAGGCAGTGGGCATCGGCACTGTGCTCCAGGTGGAGCACGATCCAGGGACCAGCCTCTGTCTCCTGTCCCTTTGCTCCCACGCTGTGGATTGCTCTGGCACTTGCAGTTGCTGCTGGATTTGGTGGCAGTTCCCAGCCATGAGCTGCAAGCCCAGGGTGGAGGAATGTTCTTTTCATTTGTATTGGTACcttgcaggagcacagcagtggATGATGAGCACAATATCCTCACAGAAGTGCAGGTTGCAACTGGAAGTAGCTGCCTGGGTGGGATAGCTGCTGTGGAAGCAGTGGTGTGCCTATCACAGGCCTGTGATGAAGTGTGCTGAGCTGATGTAGTTCTCTGTAAGGAGCATGAGCGGTCATACTATGTTgacaatttatttaaaaacaggaaTATAAGGTGTGTAGAAGGCAGAAATTAAGGACAGATGAAGCCTGTTTTGAATGGTGTAGCTGAAGGAATGGTTCTTACAGAGAACTTCTGGAACCTATGGGTTCATTCTTCTTAGAGCCACATagagcagagagggagactGCTGGAAGAAGGCTTCAATTTGTTTTTGTTCCTTGGCTGCAGGAAATTTCCACCGAAAAGCCTCAGTGATCATGGTTGatgagctgctctctgcctacCCACACCAGCTTTCATTTTCCGAGGCTGGGCTCCGGATCATGATAACCAGCCATTTCCCTCCCAAAACACGTCTCTCCATGGCCAGCCGCATGTTAATCAATGAGGTGTGTCTTTTATCTCCTCCCCCcccacctgccctgctcctcctgaatttgcattttcctgTAGCAGTATTTAGCTTGAAATGGCAACTCTGGTGTTTCTTCTGGATCCCTGATAGCGCTCTCTGAGATTTTATCCTTCTGGCACTGACTTCACTAAATGTCCTTTGCTCTCTGTGCCCATGGAAATTTTAGCAGGGGTTGTTATGGTGTTATATTACATGTAGCTGTTGCTCACAGGAGGTGCCCTCTGCACAGATCTGTTTGATAATATGTTACTACCCCGAGACTGCACTCAGCGTGTCTTGCAGTACTCCTGGAGTCAATTCTACAGCCACTGGACCTCCTCTTGTAAAAGTTGTACATGTGAGATTTTTCTAGTGGTCTGCAAGCAAGCATCATGTTGTACTTgttgaaaattattcttttccttttaaagatcAATTTTTAAAGACTTCTGCACACCTCTCTTTCTCTGTTCCTTactttttgcttaaaaaaacgCTCAAATTTAAAAAAGTCTTACTTTTCAGCAAGGCTGCCTTTCTTTACAGAGACAGAGGCTGATCAACAGCAGGACTTACACCAACGGGGAGTCAGAGGTAGCCATCAAAATCCCCATCAAGCACGTGGTGGAGAATGGAACAGGCCCCAGCAACTCTGCTGAGCGTGGCGTGAACGGCACGCGGCGCGACGAGGACGCGGCCGAGGCCCGCAACGAGAACGAGAACGAGGACAACGAGAACAACGAGAacgacgaggaggaggaggatgatgatgatgatgatgatgatgacgacCATGAAGGGCCCTACACGCCTTTTGACCTCCCCAGTAAGAAGCTCTCCCGCGTTTGTGTGGTGTTTGTTTGGATATGGTGGAAAGCATTGCGGGTGGATGTAGAGGTGGAAGCGTCTCTGAGGGCTTCCATCAGCTTTCACTCGGCAGTGAGGCTCATGGCCACATGTAAAAGAGATGGGGgactgggaagcagcaggaaccTCTCAGGGTGCAGACTCCTGGGGTTGGGCacacctctgctgcagctcctgcattGGCCCTGTGCTGCTTATTGGAATAATTACCAGCTGCTGTTGCAGTTACAGGGGAGACACAGCAATCTCCACAGGGTGGGTTCTGCCCCCAGAACATGGCTCACCCCCTGGAGAGATGGATCTCTGCTCACTGTGGAGGAAGCTGAGGGTGGCTGGGCTGCTGGCAAGGAGCCTGAGTGAAGGTCAGAGTGAGGACCCACGTGTGCCTCAGGCTGCTGAGCACTGCACCTGCAGGATGGAGATCTCCTTTTAGCCTAGTGCTTCTTACCACATCAGGGCTCTGGTCCTGGGGTGCTCATAATGTATCCCTGTCCTGCCTTTGAGTCACAGTTGTCATAGCTGGAAGGATTTGCTGTGTTGCAGATGAGCTGGAATACCGTAGGGAGTGGTTCTGCCCTTCACAGTCTAGATACAATTTTGGGAACTCCTGTTCAGGTCTCACTCAAACAGCATTTCTGTAGTTTGAGTGAGGAAAAGACCTGAGCCTTAAAGTTTAGATGTCCTATGGACTTTCATAGTATGTGAAAGGCTGGACCTCTGGAGATCTCTGGTTCCAccccctgctcagagcaggtcCTCCTCCAAGCCTGTGTCCACTTGAGTTTTATTATCTACAAGGATGGACATCCCACAGACTTTTGGgtacctgttccagtgtttgaccaaCTGCtgcctccccccaccccagtaggaaaaaaagagaaaattcacaACTCAATGTACTATCCATTCTGAATTTCCCTTATTGGAAGTTGAGTCCATTGGCTTTTGTAATTCCCTTGTGCAAGGAATTTTGTAATTCCCTTGTGAAGGGCCTGCCTCCATTTTTTCTGTACCCTCCCATTAGGTGATTGAAGGTGAATCAGATCTCTTTCTTGGACTTGCATTTTATGTGGGTTTGTAAGAACTTGACTAGGGTGCACATGTGATCTGACCCATTACTTAAACTCTGAGGGAGTCCCTTCATACCCCTGTGCCTGTCTCTGCCCTCCTGTCTGCCATCACATCATTATCTTCTGAACAAGGAATGGCATGTTGGCATAACAGgctgaggtgtccctggcatCTTGTTTGCACATGCTAACAAAATAATAACATTCTGAAATGTGATTGTTTccctttgttttgttgtttggcaGCTGGCAAGATAGAAATGTTGAAGTGGGTCTTCACATGGCCCTTGAGTTTTGTCCTGTACTTCACAGTGCCCAACTGCAACAAACCCCACTTGGAAAAATGGTTCATGGTCACCTTTGCTTCTTCTACCCTGTGGATTGCAGCTTTTTCTTACATGATGGTGTGGATGGTACGTACCAACTAACCCAGAAACCACTGcctgagagaagcagcagcaggagggggttTGGCAGTCTAGAGAAATGCATAGGAAGTTCTGCACACCTGAATTTTCAGGTGAGGGACCCTAGGTTTGCTTCTATTTCTTTTGGACCTGTCCACactcagagaagaaaattaggGGCCAGTAGCCATGGCCTTTGATTTAGAGCTGGCATTTCATCCAGATTCTTTACCTTGGGCAACAATTACAGCTGCACAGTGGAACATCTCCTAGTCCTGCAGGGTAGTGTGAGGGGTGCTGAGTGACAATGTGGccacaacaacttttcattctcttGGAGCAAGCAAGCTCAAGAGACATGGAGTTGTGAATGATAACACTTTGAACTTAGCATGAACAATAGCATGACATTCAGTcaaattcctgcagaactaGAGCCATAGGGTGGTTTTGTGTCTGCTTAGCTGGTATTTGTGTACAACAATGTTTACAAACCTCATCCAAGCTAGTATTTGTATATAATAATGTTTACAAACTTCATCCAAGATCAGGAGACAGCTACCCAGGGTAGTGAGCCACCATACAGTCTCTTTTCCAGATTAGTATCAGGAAAACTGTGGAGGAAATGTATGGAACAGCTAACCTGAGAGGGTACACAGCAGGTGAGTGCCATGCCCTGCCAGTTGATGAATATACCAACAAAGCCTGTAACTGCCTTGGTTTAAAGGAAGTGTGAGTTTGCACTGAGAGATACTCTCTGTCTCAGCATCTTGCAGATTTGGGCCAAGttggtgtcagctcttaattcTTGTAAACAGCTTGACAGTTTCTTTCATGCTCTCCTTAGGTGACAATCATTGGGTACACACTGGGAATTCCAGACGTGATCATGGGCATCACTTTCCTGGCAGCAGGAACCAGCGTGCCAGACTGCATGGCCAGCCTGATCGTGGCCAGGCAAGGTGGGTCATTGCAGGGGTGGCATCCTGCTGTGGAGCTGTGTCCTGACattctgctcctcctcaggTAGCACAGATGTTTCCTCAGCAGGAGAATATACAGAGCTCTTTCCACAAACCTGGAATTTAAAACAAgaatgaagaaggaaataaattgtGCTGCTATTGCAAAGCAGTTAACAGGTTCTCAACAGAAGTGTGGAACAAGTTCTGGCAGTATTGTCAGCTTCAAGCCTTCATCAATAACCACagtaattttcttaatttgagTATCAGTGGTATAGAACTATTTAATGGCATAAGAATCTTTCAGGTCACCTTCCAGCTTTTCTTCACAGTCATAAGGACTGGAAGATACTGCTGTTTTTAAGGAAAGCAGCTCCCCCATATTTGTAGCCCTTGCAGCAGGTGTGTaaagaggaaaagcaagaaGCCAGTACTGCTCTGGGGAGCAAAACCAGTGGCTTGTCACTGAAATAAGCAGCTGCTGAAGAGATGACTCAAAGACCTTTTGCAGttaatccagtgcagaagctcaTGTGTCATGGTCACAGTAAAGGGTCAAAAGTCCCCCTGAGCATGGCACCAGAGGACTGGCaggtcacagccagcacagcaggtcccctcagcagcagaggaTTAGTAGAGGGGAATTCTCACATGATCCTCGAAGCTGGATTAAGCCCCTTTAAGCCTGCTGGCCTTGTGTGATGGGGGgcaaagggaagggagggagtgAGGGGCATCTTCCACAAATCTTGGCCTTAATCAGGGGAAATTGCCTGGATTACTTCAGATTAAAGCTGCAGGACTTTTTTGAGACATGTCTGAGTGTTTGTGGTTTCCATTCCTGCAGGTATGGGGGATATGGCCGTGTCCAACTCCATCGGAAGCAATgtttttgatattttaattgGCCTAGGCCTTCCATGG
This window contains:
- the SLC24A3 gene encoding sodium/potassium/calcium exchanger 3 isoform X2, which produces MFYALAIVCDDFFVPSLEKICERLHLSEDVAGATFMAAGSSAPELFTSVIGVFITKGDVGVGTIVGSAVFNILCIIGVCGLFAGQVVALSSWSLLRDSIYYTLSVVALIVFIYDERVSWWESLVLVLMYVIYIFIMKYNSTIHHFFERKTKNSANMVNGLASNTEMDDNSNCDATVVLLKKGNFHRKASVIMVDELLSAYPHQLSFSEAGLRIMITSHFPPKTRLSMASRMLINERQRLINSRTYTNGESEVAIKIPIKHVVENGTGPSNSAERGVNGTRRDEDAAEARNENENEDNENNENDEEEEDDDDDDDDDDHEGPYTPFDLPTGKIEMLKWVFTWPLSFVLYFTVPNCNKPHLEKWFMVTFASSTLWIAAFSYMMVWMVTIIGYTLGIPDVIMGITFLAAGTSVPDCMASLIVARQGMGDMAVSNSIGSNVFDILIGLGLPWALQTLAVNYGSYIRLNSRGLIYSVGLLLASVFVTVFGVHMNKWKLDKKLGCVCLSLYGIFLCFSIMTEFNVFTFVNLPMCRDH